A region of the Geomonas subterranea genome:
GAACGAAGAGGGGTTGAAAACGAAAAAAGGTGGGGCATGGGCAGGTATGACAGTAAAGAGGGTGCTCGACAAAATTAGAGGCTAAGGTGTTGCGTCAAAGCCATGGTCTTGATATTGTGGTGACAGGGCGGCGGCAGCCGTCCCTCGTAACCTCCTTCCCCACCACACCTATCTATCACCTTCTGTGATCTTAATGTCACTAGGAGGGGTTCTATAGTCTCTCCTACTACTTCTCTATCCTTTTGGTCCCGTCCCACTTATCCACCCCTGCCTTTATACCCCTCCCAATGTCCACATCTCTACTACTTCTACTACTTGGCATTTCCTCAGTTTACCAACTAGGAACAATAGCCCCCCTACCCATCAAGACGATAGGGTCGGCTCTCTTCCGTCAGATGATGGCTGCTACTGCCCACCATCTGAGGCCTGAACGCCTTTTGCAGCGACAGTTCAGGTTTTCCCAGACTATCAGCGGTCTGCAAAACCGCCCCCAGCACGCTCTAGGATACGCCCCACGTTGCTGCTTCGCTGGTCCCTTGGTAGCAGCACTACAATTACCCGCGCCAATGGATTGAGCCGCCCACGGGTAATAAAACTCACTGTTAGCCTGTGCCTCTAACGCAACAGTCAGCTCTTAGCAAACATTTCGAGCCATGCATCAAGATCTTCGCGAAGGTACCGAATAGCACGTCTCCCTATTCGAATATAACGTGGCCCAGGCACGCGCCCCTTCAAGTCACCGTTCATGCGTGACTGCCTGAGAAAGGACCTGCTCATCGCAATGTAATCGGCAGCTTCTGCCTCGGTGAAGCCCCTTTTTACAGCAGCCATACACGCCCCCAAGAATGTGAAGATCTCTGGGAGCCATTGTTGCAAAGACAGAAGTCATTTGTCACAGGAGAAAAATAACCAATTATTTATTCTTCCCACTTCCTGTATTCTGTGAATATTTTGCGTACTGTTGCTGGTGAAGTCCCTCTAGCTTCAGCCACTTTCCCTGTAGCCTCTTCAAACCCATATCCTTCTTCAATATAGGTTTCTACCATTAAACCTATCGTCACCATTTCACTGAGTTTCGCATTTAATGACTTTGCCCTCCTTCCTTTGTGGAAGTGGATGTTAAAAATGCTGTTGTAATCTGGCATTAATCCTTGTTGAAATTGCCTCACAATCTCAGACAGCGCTTCTGTAATGAACTCCTCTATAGGTTTTGGCACGTCTCTGCCCAGGCGCTTGCATCGCACGTAGAAATGTAAAATAAGGTCACCCGAGCAAGGGGTGCCATTCCTAATATATTCCTGTACCTTAATATCATCCTTAAGCCAAGTCATGCCCCCCCCGTTATGGTTTTCTCAGCCCCGAATCCACCACCCCCCTAGAGAGAAGCAAGTTTGCGAACTGCATCTGCCTTGTGGTCTTGCGCGAGGTGAGCATACCTCAAGGTCATTCTTATATCAGAGTGACCGAGTAACTCTCTAACTGTGTTCAATGGCACCCCTGCCATTACTAGCTTAGAGGCGAAGTCATGGCGCATGTCATGCCATCTAAAATTATTAATAGCAGCATATTTTACGAGGCTATCCCAAGAGGAGTAGATGTTGTCGAATCGCTCCCCCTTTTTATTGCCAAATACGAATCCAGTGGTCTTGCCGGTTTGCTCTTTCCAACGCTTCAGCGTAGTTTTAGCGGTTTCATTTAAAGGGATGTGTCTGGTGGTTTTGTTCTTGGCGACCACTCCATGAACAGTAAGTGAATCAACATCGAAGTTAACATCCTCCCAGCGCAGGCTGAATAACTCCCCTCGTCTCAGCCCTGTGTTAAGGGTGACAAGAACCATGGGCTTAAGGTAGTCAGCGAAGTCATCTGTTCGGATCTCAGGGTATGGTGCTAGCTTCCGTTCCAGCCTCCATTTGTTTGCAGTAAGCCTTTTTGCCCTCAGACCTGCCTCCCGTTCATTTAAAGCCGTTATGAGCCTTGTTCTTTCGTCCTCAGACAAATAACGAATTGCCCCATTGCTGTCCGTCTTGATCGGCTTCAATTTTTCCAGCGGGTGGATCGAAATCACACCCCATTCAACAGCCCTTGAGAGCGCTGAGTAAAGGCAGGAGATATCCCTGTTTACTGTCGAGGGCTTCTTTCCTTTCTTCATCTGCTCAGCTCTCCACTTGGAGATGTCCCAGGCATGAATCTCTTGTAACTCCCTATCCAGCAGGTGCGAGAAATTCCGTCTAATCCTGTCAAGAACATCCTTTCCAGTTCTTAATTCAGCCATTGCCCATGGCTCATATTTCTTATCAAGGAAACCAGAAAGGGTGTTGTAAAGGTTACTTTTGGCCTGTTGTTTTTCCGATTTCTTTTTTGCCTGGACGTCGATTCCCAAAAGCGCTTCGGCGGACTTCTCCTCGGCCCTCTCCCTTGCCTGAGCAAGCTTGATATCTCCCAGACGTCCGATTTTGTAGCTTTTGTTAACTCCCGCCGCGTTTCGATACTCATAGTAGAAGGTCATGGTGCCGGTAGGCTGAATGCGCAGTACAAACCCTTTAATACTGGTATCGTATACCCTAAACAGTTTTTCTTGAGGGGCCAGCGTCTTGAGAAAGTCCAAAGTTATCTTTTTCTTCATATTCGCCATCATAGCCCCCCAAAGTTGAAATTGTGCGGCAAATGTGCGGCAAAACCCGTGTACAAAGGGGTCTTCCAGTGACACCCAGTGAACAAACTATGCCAAATAAGGGCATGAAAGTAAAGGGAAAGACGTAATCATACTTGTTCACTGAGGTACACCTTGCAGACGGGTGAAAGGCTTTCACACGGCAGGGGTCACTGGTTCGAACCCAGTATCGCCCACCATGCAAATAGCAAAGGCCACGTCAAACGACGTGGCCTTTTTGCTTATACACTACTCTTTTCCCTGCCATGGATGCTGTTTTCCGCCTGGCTGCCCCCCACCCCGATCGTAGACCAGTGACTGGCGGCAGCCGCCGACTCCCAGGCTACAGAGATTTCACGAGTGGTTGCCTGCTACCGTTTTTCCCCGGTGAATTCGAGCGCGTCACGCGTTACAGGAATGATCGTGGTTCCTGCGGCGCTTGCCATAGACGGCGAGGCCGAGGAGGCCGGCACCCAATAGTGCGAACGTCCCGGGCTCAGGGACCGGCGCGGATGAAGATTCGGCGGAAAATGCGATTGCTCCGTCCTGGCTGCTGTAATACCAGTTCCCCGGGGTCGGGTCGAATCCCGTGGCGTGCAAGACCCCTTCTCCGAGAAGGTTCAGGAAGTATTTCGACTGATGGCCTCTGTTGATGGAGTTCAGATCGAAACTGTAGGTATTGCCGAGACTGGTCAGGGTCCATAAGGATTCCATCGGTACCAGCCCCGAACTTGGATTGAAGGTGAAGCCGGTGAACACGACAGGAGTCCCGACCGCAATGGCCGAATAGGTCCCGGAATTGGTGCCTGCCACCTGGGAATCGCCGAAGAATACGCCGGTGGCGTTGATGATGGCCGCTGCATTCGGGGTCGCATGTCCGCTCCCGGTGAAGTTGATCGTGCCGGTGATCGGGATGGCCCAGGCGGACGTAGTCAACATCACGAGTGCAGCGGTTGCCAGTACTGCAGGAACCTTTTTCATGCTTCTCTCCTTTTTCGCGCGATCCGCATCTGGTTGCCTTAAGGACCCCATGGTGTACCGTGAAACGATGCAACCCTCTCGTGGGGTGTCCGCAACTAACGCGCCAACTGCGCACCGAAGTTCATATAAAAGCCATGACAAAAAAAAGCACGTAGTGATCGAACGGGGTAGACTCATTTTATTTTCATCACCGCATCGCGCAGGATGGATCTGACCTCGCCCAGGACCTGCTCCGTCCCCACTTTCAGATCCTCCCATTCGTCGTCGCTAGCGACCGCAACCCTCTGCAACCGTTCACTCGCCTCATGCCGCTTGCGCTGCAAGGCCTCGATGGCTTGATGGTAATCCGACTTGGAGTCGGCGGTCGCGCTCGCAGCCTTGTCCTTTAGCCGGTCGATCTGGTTATCCCATTCCACCATCTGCGCCGAGAGTTTCTCGACATACTTTCTCTGCTCGTCCATGTATGGGTACCTCCTCCCGCTGCTCCACTCGACAAGCCTGGCTTTTTCCGTTTCCCACTGGGGGGTGAAGCGCCTGCCCCTCCCTGAGGCCCGCAAAAGCGAACCATCACCTGGAAAAGATCAGCACGCTGTAGGGCCCCAGAGAAATTGCGGCATGACAGGGGAGGCCGTCGCACTCGCCCGTTTCGGCACCGGCGTCACCGCTTGGATGATCAGAGAAAACTTCGCTGTAGCCCTGCCAGTCGCTGTTGAAGCGCAGCTTCCAGGTACCTTCGGCCGGGAAGCCGACGACGTAGTCCTCCTGCGGCTCTGCGAGGAAGTTGGCAACCACGACGACGTCATCCCCCGCTCCGCCCTGGTCCCAGCGGTGGAAGGCGATCACCTTGGCCTGCTCGTTCAAGTGATGCACCTGGGTGAACTGCCCGCAAAGACCGCGGGTGAAACCAGCGCGGTTGAGCCGCAGATGGATCAGGTCCCGGTAGAGCCGGACGATGCCGCGGAACTCGTCGCGCTGATCCCAGTCCAGCGGGACCGTGTCCCGGAACCACTCCCCTTCGAGAAACTCCTGCCCCTGGAACAGCATGGGTATGCCGGGGGCCGTGAAGACCAGGGCGGCGGCCAGGGTCGAGCGTTTCTGGGCGTACCATCCCTTGGGGTCTCCGGGGTTTATCTCCTGCGGGACGCGGGCCTTGCCGTTGGCCACCTCGTCGTGGCTTTCGCTGTAGATGACCCGATCGAAGGCGTCGTCGTTGTAACGGTAACATAAGGCGTCGCGGATGGCGGCAAGCGAACGGTCCTGATCGTCGGGGGTTATTACCGCCCGGCGTATGGGATGCACGAAGTTCGCGTCCCACTGCGACCCGAAGCCGGCCCCCCCTGCGCCCACGGTCTTGGTGAGCCAGCTGTTGTTCTGCAGGTCCTCGGCGATGGTGATGCGGCCGGGGAACTGCCGGGTAACCTGTTCGTTCAGCCACTGCAGGAGGCTCCACCCCTCGGGGAGGTCGTTTTCGGCCGTCCCGTCGACACTCCTGATGAACTGGGTACAGTCGTAGCGCAACCCGTCCACGTGGTATTCCCGGAGCCACATGAACACGTTATCGGAGATAAACTGGCGCACCTCTCCCACGCCATAATTGGGACGGGTCTCCCCCCAAGGGGTGTGGGACCGGCCGTCATTGTAGAAGTAGATGCCGCCCAGCCCGTTCTCGGACCAGCCGTCGAACTGCCACAGATCGAGGTCCCCTGGCCCCAGGTGGTTGTAGACCACGTCGAGGATCACCGCGACTCCCTGGCTGTGGGCACGTTTAACGAAACGCTTGAAGGCCCGGGGGCCTCCGTAGCTCAGTTCGACGGAGAAGATATGGGCAGGGTTGTATCCCCAGGATCGGTCGCCGGCAAACTCGCCCACCGGCATGATCTGGATGGCGTTGACTCCCAGTTTTTTCAGATGCCCCAGACGGGCCGCGATCGAGTCGAACTGGGCCGCCGCGTTGTCATCCTCCTGGTCATTGAAGGTCCCGACATGCAGCTCGTAGATGACCAACTCGTTCCAGGGAGCCAGGTGGAAGTCGTCGCCCCAGTCAAAGTCCGGATCGTGGACCACCGCGTTGCCGGTCGAACCGGTCACCTCTCGGGCATAGGGGTCGATGCGCGTCAACTCCCCTTTTTCGGTAGCGAGCAGGTACTTGTAGGGATCACCGATTTTGGCCCCCGGCACATCGGCATACCAGTTGCCGTTTTCTTCTGCCTGCAGGGGGTTCTTGGCACCATCCCAGTTATTAAAAGACCCGATGACAGATACCCCCGTTGCATGTGGAGCCCAGACACGGAATCCGACTCCCCCACTGTGCGGTGTCGCCCCCATCCCGTCGGCCCTTTTTACCTTGGGCTTGTCCTCCTTGATATCGGCCTCTTTGCTCATACCCACGGCCCTCCGGCAGCACTAACTGCGCCTCACCCTTCCGTGACAGTAAGCCGGGAGCCACCCGGTCAGCAGTCTTCAAAGGCTATCCAGGCCGCAATAGGGCCGGTGGTGTTCAAGGTGCTTCCTTTATGGGTCGATAGACCTTTATGTGACGGAAAACCTCTTCCCTGCCGAATCTGCCAAACTTCAATCGTCCTCTGTCGAAGTCCTTCATGGGCCTGCTCCTAATGCTGATTCCATTGAGTATTTAGCCCTTGAAAGAGGCCGGATCGCTCAGGAATCGCAACTAGCGTGCCGGATTCGTCAAGGAGTCTTAATAATTGCAAGAGTTCGATTGCACGAGGAATATTGAAGGAATCCGGAGGGGTGCCGGGAAAAACCGCAATCGGAACCCGTCATTTTTGACATAACTGCGATATATGGCGGGCAGCGCCGGGACGGACTCGTTGGCCGCACACAGTGTCGCGCTCATCGCCAAAAAACACAGAGCATTACGCAATCAAAAGCCGCAGACCAGCTTCTGCGCGCTAGTTGCCTCATGCCATCCAGACGGGAAGCAACGGCCGGTTCACCCTTGCGCCGCTGGAAGCACAACACCGTCAATAACCTCACCATCGGCAACGACGGTTCCGTCACATGTGGCGGTCGGCGCACCTTACCAGGTCGCCACGCGGTTTTCCCTGAGAGCTAAGGTTTTGCTATGACTGGTCAATACTGCCGGTTGACGAGTATCCGGCTATTGGCTTGTCAATTGCAGTGTGAAGGGGACTACAACGGATTCGAATTCGTTATTGAAAGGAGAACATCTCATGCTAAAACTGCAGCGTATTTTGCGACTAGTGGTCTGTGCCGGGTTGGTAGGAGCGTCCTTCGGGTGTGCCTCTAGCAGAACCCATGAGAGCACCGGCGAGTACGTCGACAACACCGTGATCACGACCAAGGTAAAAGCAGCCATCTTCAACGAAGCCTCGCTGAAAACCTTTCAGATAAGCGTCAAGACCTACAAGGATGAAGTACAGTTAAGCGGGTTCGTTGATTCGGCTCAAAGCGTCGCCAAGGCAGGAGAAGTCGCCAGGAGCGTTCCAGGCGTTGGATCGGTGAAAAACGATTTGCTGGTAAAATGACGCACGATGGGCGCCCCGAGGGACATTCTGCTCATGATTGCCATGTTTGCGGTGCTGATAAAGTTTATCCAGGGGCACAGGGGCCCTTTACGTTGCTGCCCCCACGAAAGGCAGCGATTTGTTTAAAAGGGAGCGGCGTCAGCGCTCCCTTTTAAATATCCGCGCCGCAATTGAAGAGCCGCACGGCAGCAATCCCTTGCCGACCAATGCGCGCGGGCCAGCGACGGCCTTTTCAGGCATTGGCAGACAATGCCAGGTAGGCGGGTGCCTATGAGGTGGGACATGAAAGTTTCAAGCATCGTTATCGCTGCAGTCGGCATGATATTTCTGGTCCATGTCGAAGTTTGCCAGGCCATCGACCAATCCATCTGTACACCGGGTGAAATCACCTACTACCCTGGCGGGCAATTGAATTCCTGCACCCTTAAGGATGATGTCGGCATCGATGGCGTTAAATGCAAGCAGTATGCGCTTGTCACTCTATATCGATCAGGAACACTGCAAAGTTGTGTCACAAGCGACTATTTCAATTACAAAGATATTACCTGCAACCAGTACAGCCAGGTCAGTTTTCATGCAAACGGCAGACTGGACACCTGCACTCTTTCCAAATCCCTGACGATCGACGGCAAGAACTGCGCCCCATTCGAAACCATCTCGCTTTTCGAAAACGGGAAACTGAAATCCTGCAGCACCCCTCATTGACCGCCCCGCCCCCCTGTGCCCCGGGCACGGGAAGCCGTTCTCTCCCACTCTTCAAGAAGAATCAGCTTGGAGTCGGCCAGCCCCTGGTAAACATCTGCTCCATCTGGAGTGCGATCTCCCTGTTGAGGACGACCGCATTCGCCTCGCCATTGCTTGACATGCTCAGGTAGTCCAGGTTTGTCGATCCTACCATGGTCGGTTGGGTAAACTCGCACATCCGGCAGCAAGGACGATGGCCAAAGCGAGGGGCGAAAACGGATATATACATGTAACCAATTTAATTAAATCTACCTGTCCTGACGTTGCCCTCCCATGCCGGCCTCCACGTTCGCCCTGTCCGAAACCAACTCTCAACTATACATGCCGGAACAGGCCACGGGCGAGAGACAACTCCAGGAACGGAAAGGGTCGTTCGACAGGCGAACAGGCACAAGGATCCGAATTAATGTCGGAACGATGAATGCGGCCGACAGCCCCGATGAGAGCGGGTCCCTGATCGCCATCGTCTTCAAGAGAACTGCCAAATACGGCGGCCCGAAATTTGGTATTAGCCAGATGTGGAAATGGGTGTTACTCTTAGTCGCAGACTTGAATGTATCAGTCAATGTATTTAATGTGTACAAGCAAATGTTTTGTGAACTTTGTAAAGAGATCGTGTATCTAAAATTTGGTTCAGAGTGTCGGGACACGAGAGGTTACAGATGGGTATTGACAAAGACAAGAGCCGTCTGAATGCGATCTACAAACCACGCCCCGCCGCACAACATCGTATAAGTGCCGTACCTGTCCCATCGCCGCCCTTGACGAAAGAAGAAATGCAAAGGCTTGTTCAGCAGCTCGAAATCCACCAGATCGAGCTTGAAACGCAGAACGAGGAGTTACGCCAGGCCAGGGAAGAGCTTGAAGTCTCACTTAACAACTACTCAGAACTATATGACTTTGCCCCGTTAGGCTATTTCACCTTCGACATAAACGGAGTGATACGGCAGGTAAACCTGACCGGCGCCCAACTACTGGGAGTGGCGCGACACCTGCTGGTCGACACCCCCTTCACCCGGTATATCGCCGATGCGCAAGGACGGGAGCTTTTTCCCCGGCACCTTGCCAGTGTCGCACAAAATTCGACCCCACAGCAGTGCCAAATCAGACTGAAAGGAGAAGACGACTCTATCGTCTTCACCCAGTTTCGCTCGGTCAGGGTCGACGGCAGCAGTAAGAAGGACGGGCATGTCCGTATCTTTTGCTCGGTGGTTGACGATACTATTGCCAGGCGCCTGAAAGAAGACCTGCAGAAGTCTCATGATAGCCTTGAATCAACTGTGTCAAGCCGGACCGGCGAACTGGCGGGGACGAACAAGTTGCTCGCGCGTGAAATTGAGGAGCGAAAGAAGACAGAGGAGTCACTCCAGGAGGCCTACTCCGTCATAGAGCGGCTAAAGGACCGACTCCAGGCAGAAAACATCTACCTGCAGCAGGAAGCTGCCCGGCAGTACAACTTCGGAGAGATCATCGGACAAAGCGAGGCCCTGGCGCAGGTAATGGCCCGCGTCGAACAGGTAGCTCCCATGAACGCCACGGTTCTGCTGCAGGGTGAAACCGGTACCGGCAAGGGAATGGTGGCGCGAGCCATCCACAACGGTTCTGTCCGCAGGAAGCGCCCGATGATAACGGTCAACTGCACGGCGCTGCCGGTTACCCTTGTGGAGAGCGAACTCTTCGGGCGGGAAAAAGGCGCCTTCACCGGGGCTTTCGCACGGCAGATCGGACGCTTTGAGCTGGCTGACGGCGGCACCATATTCCTTGATGAAATCGGCGATATGCCGCTTGAATTGCAAAGCAAACTGCTCAGGGTCATCCAGGACGGAGAATTCGAGCGACTGGGTGGCAACCAGACCATCAAGACCGATGTACGTATCATCGCGGCTACCAACCGTAACCTGGAGCAGGAAATCCGGACCGGCAGGTTTCGGGAAGACCTCTACTACCGGCTCAATGTATTTCCAATCTTGATGCCGCCGCTTAGGCAGCGCAGTGAAGACATACCGCTGCTTGTTGATTTTTTTCTCGCCAAGTTCAACAAAAAAAACGGCAGGGAGATCACCACCGTCCCGAAGGAGACCATACGCGCCCTGCAGCAATACCAGTGGCCTGGCAACGTGCGGGAGTTGGAAAGTGTAATAGAGCGGGCAGTAATCACGAGCCAAGGGAGCACTTTACAGGTGCTGGACCGGTTCGACAGCTTCCGGTCGCAAGAGGATGCCGCAGATAAGAGCTGGCAGGAAGCTGGTGAAGAGCGGAAGTGGCCGGAAGATATCAAGACCCTCGTCGACCTGGAACGCGACCACATCCTCAGCGTCTTGCTGAAAACAGGCTGGCGCATCGAGGGGGGAAGTGGCGCGGCTGTGATTCTAGGAATCAACGCCAGCACCCTGCGCGCCCGTATGCGAAAATTAGGAATCGTCCGTAAATAGCTGCACCCTTCACGGCCTATGTTCCGGCTACTCCGTTTTTTCATCCCGCTTTAACCTCCTACACCCTTCGATCAGAGCGCTTTTCTGGGTCTTAATGGCTACCTCGCACCAACGTTCATCTTCATCGGTCCAATGCGCTCTGCGACTTTTCTGGGTAAGCAGGTTTTCTATATTTGACTCAATCCCCCGTACGAACCCGATGAATTCTCTATATTGCTTTTCTCCGTTGTCTTCTGTCTTGTCCTCGACGCTGAAATCCATGGCACTCTCCTTTTATCGGTATTACTGCCTCCATACCTGGGAAAGGTTCGACGAATACCCACCCCTGTGATGGCGGGCTGAGTAAGAAATTGGTTCTGGGAGGGGGGGTGACGAGCAAATCCTAGGCAGATGAATAAACGCGGACCGCTCAATAGGGCCAGGTACGCCCTACTGAGCGGAACTCATTTGTTACTTCTTGATCACGCAGTCGATGATGGCATTTATCCTTCTGTTCTGTTGCCTTCCCTCGGGCGTGTCGTTATACGCGATCTGCCGGGTGGCTCCATACCCCTTTGCTGAGAGCCGGACCCCATCGATACCGCTTTTTTCGATCAGGTAATGCACCACACTTTCGGCACGCTGCTGGGAGAGCTTCAGGTTGTGCTCGGCAGAGCCCATGCTATCGGTGTGTCCCTCGATCACTGCGGTGGTCGTCGGGTACTTCTTCATGTACTCGCCGACGGCGTCGATCTGGTCGTAAAAACGGGGGTCGATGCGGGGGCTGTCCGAGGCGAATTCAAGCTTCAGATTCATGCAAAGCCGTTCGGGGGGAGGTGCAATGTCCTTCACGTCGAGCGCGCAGTCGATGATGGCATTGATGTGCCGGTTTTTCTGCCGTCCCGCGTCGGTTGCGTTGTCGGCCACCGGCTTCGCCTCGCCGTATCCCTTGGCGGAGAGGCGGGCGGGGGCGATACCGAAATTATCCTCAAGGTATTTCACCACGCCCTCGGCACGCCGCTGGGAGAGTTGCACGTTGTAAGCCCGATCGCCGACCTCATCGGCATAACCTTCGATGACTGCGGTCGTCGAGGGATACTTCTTCATGAAGTCACCGACTCTGGCCACCTCATCGCGATACTCGGGGCGAATGTCCGCCTTGTTTATGTCGTACTCGATGCCTAGGTATACGCAGTACTTGATCCGGTCCGGGGTCGGTTCGACGACCGGTACCGGTTCAGGCTTCAACTGGCCGGGTTCGCCCACGGGAATGATTTCTTCAACCGCTGCGGCCCGCGGCGGACAGAGGGCGTTGGCCTGCGCCGTGGCCTTCTTAGCCAGTGCGACGCCCTCTTCGGTATGGCAGGCCCTGAAGACATCGTAGGCGTTGTTCCTGGCATCCTCGGCGGCTTTGAACTCGGCAGGGCAGGTCTTGTCCTTGCCGGCCTGGCGCGCGGACTCCACGGCCCGATCAGCTTCCTGCATCTCCGAGCGGATGTAATACCCTGGAATGCTGCCGTGACCGTTGTTGACCTCGTAGTGAGCACACCCGGACAGTGCCGCCATTGAGGCCAACAGCATCGGAAGTGAAAATACTCTCAAGACTTTTGGCAGGTTCATTTTATTCTCCTTTCATACTTCTCGTGGCCGAATTAGTACCTCGTCGACGCCAGATCATCAGTTTGCATGAAGAAAACCGAGCTAAAGTAGAGAAAGGAGCAACTAACGAGCCAATGTGTAACAGCGCGCATTGAGAGTGCAAGCCCTTGATTCAGAGCCTTGATCTGAAGAAGGCCCCGCTCGGCCTCGTGGATCCACCAATAAGTCCCGTCACATTCCACATTACCGCCATATAATACGGCCGTGGGACAGGTGAAAAGTCTGGCGTTCACTGGTCGTGGCCGTGCCGAAGCAGGATGCCGTATTTCTGCATCCGGGCCTGAAGATTTCCGGGAATGAAGGGGCGCAAACCGCCTATGAAGCGGGCGAAAAATCAACGGCGGGATTTACGGGGAGAGATAAAGGGGTGAGGGAATCCGCCTTTTATCATAGCTGTGACATAAGACGGAGCACTGTGGTAGCCATCGTTAAGCGGGACTGAAAAGGGTACAGAACGGTCAGCACGGGCGGGCATTAAGCAGGTCGCATCACAGCGGACTCCCTGCCGCAACAAGCTTCTCGAGCCTCGCAATTTCCTCGCGTAACCCAGCCTCCAGGGCCTTGGCAGCGGTAATATCCGAAAAGGTGATCACCACCCCGTCGATTACCTCCTCCATGGTACGATAAGGCATGATGCGCACCAGATACCACCCCCCGTTGTTGGTGGCGATCTGCCTCTCGGAAAAGACCAGAGTCCGCAGCACCTCCTCCGCCTCCTCGATTATCTGAGGATAGTGAAGATGGCTCACGATATCGCCCAAGGGGCGCCCCACGTCACCCGGGATCAGTTTGAAAAGCTTGTTCACCCCCTTGGTGAAGCGCCGGATGCGGAAATCATTGTCCAGGAAGACGGTAGCTATTTCCGTGGAGTTCAAGAGATTCCTCATGTCGTTGTTCATCCTCGCAAGCTCGTCCATCTTCGACTGCTGCTCGGCGTTCACCGTCTGCAGTTCTTCGTTTAAGGACTGCATCTCCTCCTTCGACGTCGTCAGTTCCTCGTTGGTGGACTGAAGCTCCTCGTTGGTGGACTGAAGCTCCTCGTTGGCGGACTTGAGCTCTTCCTGCGAGGACTGCATCTCCTCGCGGGTGGTCTGCAGCCTTTCGCGCAACTGCTGAAGCTCCTGCTCCAACTCGACAACCCTGGCGTGATCGGATGGAGATGCCTTGGATCTGGTCGACCTTCTCCCCCCCGGGGGCGTGGCCTGGTCGATGAAGACGATCATCACCATTCCACTGAGCGCCTCCGGCTCTTCTATGGCCCGGACGGTGACGTCAACGGTCTGCGTACCGCTCCCCCCCGCGATCTTGACCCCCTTGAGGACAACGGCCTCCTTTTGCATGAGCGCCTTCTCGAACGCGATCCTCAGGTCGTAACTGAGCCCTTCGCGCGCCATGGCGAAGATATTCCAGTTGGCCTTGCCGGCCGCAGGCTCGAGATACTTGCCCGTCCGCCCACTGATATACAGGATGTCACCCTTGTCGTTGACCAAAACGGCAGGGGGGGAAAAATGCTGCAGCAGCAGCCTGTCCGCGAGCGACTGAAGATTGGTTGCAGGTTTGGGCATGGGTAATTCCTTGGCAACCCCCGGCTGCGGGGGGACAAAAGATGGTGGAAACGCGAGCGGTTCGTTTGACATGACGGTTTCGCGCCGGCGAAAGATTCTCGACTTGGTGTTCAAGGCAGTGAAGAGGTCGGCGCTGCTGTTTAGCGATTCGGCACTCCCCAGGAACAGGACGCCGCCCGGGTTCAGGCTGTAGTGAAAGAGCGGCAGGAGCTTTTT
Encoded here:
- a CDS encoding helix-turn-helix transcriptional regulator; its protein translation is MAAVKRGFTEAEAADYIAMSRSFLRQSRMNGDLKGRVPGPRYIRIGRRAIRYLREDLDAWLEMFAKS
- a CDS encoding site-specific integrase; the encoded protein is MKKKITLDFLKTLAPQEKLFRVYDTSIKGFVLRIQPTGTMTFYYEYRNAAGVNKSYKIGRLGDIKLAQARERAEEKSAEALLGIDVQAKKKSEKQQAKSNLYNTLSGFLDKKYEPWAMAELRTGKDVLDRIRRNFSHLLDRELQEIHAWDISKWRAEQMKKGKKPSTVNRDISCLYSALSRAVEWGVISIHPLEKLKPIKTDSNGAIRYLSEDERTRLITALNEREAGLRAKRLTANKWRLERKLAPYPEIRTDDFADYLKPMVLVTLNTGLRRGELFSLRWEDVNFDVDSLTVHGVVAKNKTTRHIPLNETAKTTLKRWKEQTGKTTGFVFGNKKGERFDNIYSSWDSLVKYAAINNFRWHDMRHDFASKLVMAGVPLNTVRELLGHSDIRMTLRYAHLAQDHKADAVRKLASL
- a CDS encoding PEP-CTERM sorting domain-containing protein, with the translated sequence MKKVPAVLATAALVMLTTSAWAIPITGTINFTGSGHATPNAAAIINATGVFFGDSQVAGTNSGTYSAIAVGTPVVFTGFTFNPSSGLVPMESLWTLTSLGNTYSFDLNSINRGHQSKYFLNLLGEGVLHATGFDPTPGNWYYSSQDGAIAFSAESSSAPVPEPGTFALLGAGLLGLAVYGKRRRNHDHSCNA
- a CDS encoding alpha-amylase family glycosyl hydrolase; the protein is MSKEADIKEDKPKVKRADGMGATPHSGGVGFRVWAPHATGVSVIGSFNNWDGAKNPLQAEENGNWYADVPGAKIGDPYKYLLATEKGELTRIDPYAREVTGSTGNAVVHDPDFDWGDDFHLAPWNELVIYELHVGTFNDQEDDNAAAQFDSIAARLGHLKKLGVNAIQIMPVGEFAGDRSWGYNPAHIFSVELSYGGPRAFKRFVKRAHSQGVAVILDVVYNHLGPGDLDLWQFDGWSENGLGGIYFYNDGRSHTPWGETRPNYGVGEVRQFISDNVFMWLREYHVDGLRYDCTQFIRSVDGTAENDLPEGWSLLQWLNEQVTRQFPGRITIAEDLQNNSWLTKTVGAGGAGFGSQWDANFVHPIRRAVITPDDQDRSLAAIRDALCYRYNDDAFDRVIYSESHDEVANGKARVPQEINPGDPKGWYAQKRSTLAAALVFTAPGIPMLFQGQEFLEGEWFRDTVPLDWDQRDEFRGIVRLYRDLIHLRLNRAGFTRGLCGQFTQVHHLNEQAKVIAFHRWDQGGAGDDVVVVANFLAEPQEDYVVGFPAEGTWKLRFNSDWQGYSEVFSDHPSGDAGAETGECDGLPCHAAISLGPYSVLIFSR
- a CDS encoding BON domain-containing protein; translated protein: MLKLQRILRLVVCAGLVGASFGCASSRTHESTGEYVDNTVITTKVKAAIFNEASLKTFQISVKTYKDEVQLSGFVDSAQSVAKAGEVARSVPGVGSVKNDLLVK
- a CDS encoding phospholipase D-like domain-containing protein, encoding MYISVFAPRFGHRPCCRMCEFTQPTMVGSTNLDYLSMSSNGEANAVVLNREIALQMEQMFTRGWPTPS